A region from the Polyangiaceae bacterium genome encodes:
- a CDS encoding DNA translocase FtsK 4TM domain-containing protein, which produces MGARPFTPRPAEGPEEPSAPAADRPSISPSKRGREAAALLLFAVAAFLCLALASVRIDPHDPSIHGADWVGPVGSAIAGFLVQGFGLVAWLAPVELVLMGAPLFRGKKPGAFGLRLAGDLVVGIILAALVHVSLPSVLVSGRANAGGNVGLLFGELMRGMFSTAGSFLVGSTVVGLILIGRSSFSFIAWCQRAVALSEKLSEKLRILLSRMGAAWLTARSLRREERAAEAIARQPVIDNPSDEAIIAQLADDDGDWFPLDQTGTPPVALSSALSKVAHHEPTPPPPPEPEPEPEPEPEDEEPELDEMVVQATLDDDEEEEEEVEPKPKKRKKKGPEEPTIVDTLPHQAVEKAKAKRRRAGSFALPTPDLLTPAEVKLGEIDRNLILEHATRLEKTLADYGVTARVEEIHPGPTVTTYEVAPEAGTKVSKVANLSDDLALGLSRTVRIIAPIPGKSRIGFELPNDVRIPVNLRELVEDKRFAKLAETAPLPVVLGRDIVGAPFYADLASMPHVIVAGATGAGKSVGLNVMLSSLLFCRTPDELRLLMVDPKVVELAPFDGIPHMLLPVVTDMKMAATALRWAVDEMERRYQLFANAGTKNIATYNNWVNRVAAGEIPPPPPGEVEAMSPDGAVVAVPPPKEGSDGVQLPGRLPHIVIVVDEFADLMMQQGKEVEASVARLAQKARAAGMHVVLATQRPSVDVITGMIKANFPSRIAFRVAQKVDSRTILDEQGSELLLGKGDMLVKLNGSTDTRRVQCPFVSEEEVAALTDHLRKQGSPQYHEAILAAAEEDGSDPDSDESLDARFDEAVRIVAETQRCSTSWLQRKMTIGYNRAAKIVESMERRGMVGPPNGARDREVLLPPPS; this is translated from the coding sequence AAGAACCCTCGGCGCCGGCGGCCGATCGACCGAGCATTTCCCCCTCGAAACGAGGGCGGGAAGCCGCCGCGCTGTTGCTTTTCGCGGTCGCGGCCTTCCTGTGCCTGGCCCTGGCCAGCGTCCGCATCGACCCCCACGACCCGAGCATTCACGGTGCCGACTGGGTCGGTCCCGTGGGCAGTGCCATCGCGGGCTTCTTGGTCCAGGGCTTCGGGCTGGTGGCGTGGCTGGCTCCCGTGGAGCTGGTGCTCATGGGAGCCCCGCTCTTCCGCGGCAAGAAGCCCGGCGCCTTCGGCCTGCGGCTGGCCGGGGATCTGGTGGTGGGCATCATCTTGGCTGCGCTGGTGCATGTCTCGCTTCCGAGCGTGCTGGTCAGCGGCCGGGCCAATGCCGGGGGCAACGTCGGACTGCTCTTCGGCGAGCTGATGCGCGGCATGTTCTCCACCGCAGGCTCGTTCCTGGTGGGTAGCACCGTCGTGGGGCTGATCCTGATCGGGCGCAGCAGCTTCTCGTTCATCGCTTGGTGCCAACGCGCCGTCGCGCTGTCGGAGAAGCTCTCGGAGAAGCTTCGAATCCTCTTGTCGCGCATGGGAGCGGCCTGGCTCACGGCGCGGAGCCTGCGCCGCGAAGAGCGCGCCGCCGAAGCCATCGCGCGGCAGCCGGTGATCGACAACCCGAGCGACGAGGCCATCATCGCGCAGCTGGCCGACGACGATGGCGACTGGTTTCCGTTGGACCAGACCGGGACGCCCCCGGTGGCGCTGTCGAGCGCGCTGAGCAAGGTGGCGCACCACGAGCCCACGCCGCCGCCGCCTCCCGAGCCGGAGCCGGAGCCGGAGCCGGAGCCCGAAGACGAGGAGCCCGAGCTCGACGAGATGGTCGTGCAGGCAACGCTCGACGACGACGAAGAAGAAGAAGAAGAAGTCGAGCCCAAGCCAAAGAAGCGGAAGAAGAAGGGACCCGAAGAGCCCACCATCGTCGACACCCTGCCGCACCAGGCCGTGGAGAAGGCGAAGGCGAAGCGCCGACGGGCCGGCTCCTTTGCGCTGCCTACTCCAGATCTGCTCACCCCCGCGGAAGTGAAGCTCGGAGAGATCGATCGCAATCTCATCCTCGAGCACGCCACCCGCTTGGAGAAGACCCTGGCGGACTACGGCGTCACCGCTCGGGTAGAGGAGATCCACCCCGGACCCACCGTCACGACCTACGAAGTGGCACCGGAGGCGGGCACCAAGGTGAGCAAGGTCGCCAACTTGTCCGACGATCTCGCTCTGGGGCTGTCCCGGACGGTGCGCATCATCGCGCCCATCCCGGGCAAGAGCCGCATCGGCTTCGAGCTGCCCAACGACGTGCGTATCCCGGTGAACCTGCGGGAGCTGGTCGAAGACAAGCGCTTTGCCAAGCTCGCCGAGACGGCACCCCTGCCGGTGGTGCTCGGCCGCGACATCGTGGGCGCCCCGTTCTACGCGGATCTCGCCAGCATGCCACACGTGATCGTCGCGGGCGCCACGGGAGCGGGCAAGAGCGTGGGCCTCAACGTGATGCTCTCTAGCCTGTTGTTCTGCCGCACTCCGGACGAGCTCCGGCTCTTGATGGTGGACCCCAAGGTGGTGGAGCTCGCGCCCTTCGATGGCATCCCGCACATGCTGTTGCCGGTCGTCACCGACATGAAGATGGCGGCCACGGCGTTGCGCTGGGCGGTCGACGAAATGGAGCGCCGCTATCAGCTGTTCGCCAACGCGGGCACCAAGAACATCGCCACCTACAACAACTGGGTGAATCGGGTGGCCGCCGGCGAGATCCCTCCGCCGCCTCCGGGGGAGGTGGAAGCGATGTCCCCGGACGGCGCCGTGGTCGCCGTACCGCCCCCCAAGGAGGGCAGCGACGGTGTACAGCTGCCGGGGCGCCTGCCTCACATCGTGATCGTGGTCGACGAGTTCGCCGACCTGATGATGCAGCAGGGCAAGGAAGTGGAGGCCTCGGTCGCGCGCCTGGCGCAAAAGGCCCGCGCTGCCGGCATGCACGTGGTGCTGGCCACGCAGCGGCCGAGCGTCGATGTCATCACCGGCATGATCAAGGCGAACTTCCCCTCGCGCATCGCGTTCCGGGTGGCGCAGAAGGTGGACAGCCGCACCATCCTCGACGAGCAAGGCTCGGAGCTCCTGCTGGGCAAGGGCGACATGCTGGTCAAGCTCAATGGCAGCACCGACACGCGCCGGGTGCAGTGTCCCTTCGTCAGCGAAGAAGAAGTCGCCGCGCTCACCGACCACCTGCGCAAGCAGGGAAGCCCGCAGTACCACGAGGCGATCCTGGCGGCGGCCGAGGAGGACGGCTCCGACCCGGACTCGGACGAGTCGCTCGACGCGCGCTTCGACGAAGCCGTGCGCATCGTGGCCGAGACCCAGCGCTGCTCCACCTCGTGGCTGCAGCGCAAGATGACGATCGGTTACAACCGAGCCGCAAAGATCGTGGAAAGCATGGAACGCCGGGGAATGGTGGGTCCGCCCAACGGAGCACGCGACCGCGAGGTGCTGCTGCCGCCGCCCTCGTGA
- a CDS encoding cyclic nucleotide-binding domain-containing protein has protein sequence MTSLGIPPPVEGDDDDVAWALQTAAVQWKRGAYADAIVWLRRAVDAAIQIGAAPRATELNGIAAALTEQMLQGASVAQAPAPEADDVDSLLGGMPAPAPGRASIDVEFDDEAETEVGQKASNPFLQPQAADGPWRTEPAPPPDPRPTAESLTTIMTDPFPDSTMQVDSAELLGPTSSQRPIDEPPLPPFDHVDSPTEAAPPVSELPPEPRLASPPPPRVATPPPPPPRVATPPPPPPPDLRTAETVAAPATDTEAAPPLVEEDAKVGNVVLSEVRGLEDLPPEAQQAFAECARIETLDIDEEVGQFAVALVLEGWVSIMPTIADTACAHASSGDVVFTTGTLADGVALRVVAGESDSRVAVWDSTALEAATADCPWVADELRLVADRLQALAGAAMGPLGERLDDALREQVTGRCEVRTYLPGESFVDQGAPVPGMHIVGAGRVELVDDSGKVLEELGAGEFLFASEVLSAGAAHATARAGEGGALLLFAPRLVAHELLVSVPPLLEIFAS, from the coding sequence ATGACATCGTTGGGCATTCCGCCTCCGGTCGAAGGCGACGACGACGACGTCGCGTGGGCCCTTCAGACCGCCGCCGTCCAGTGGAAGCGGGGGGCGTACGCCGATGCCATCGTGTGGCTGCGTCGCGCGGTGGACGCCGCCATCCAAATCGGAGCCGCGCCCCGGGCAACGGAGCTGAACGGCATTGCCGCGGCCCTCACCGAGCAGATGCTGCAGGGTGCGTCGGTGGCCCAGGCCCCAGCGCCGGAGGCGGACGACGTGGACTCGTTGCTCGGCGGCATGCCCGCGCCGGCACCGGGTCGCGCCAGCATCGACGTCGAGTTCGACGACGAGGCCGAGACCGAGGTCGGCCAGAAGGCGTCGAACCCCTTCCTGCAGCCGCAGGCCGCCGACGGACCCTGGCGCACCGAGCCGGCGCCCCCGCCGGACCCGCGTCCCACTGCGGAGAGCCTGACCACGATAATGACGGACCCGTTCCCGGATTCGACCATGCAGGTCGACTCCGCCGAGCTGCTCGGTCCTACGTCGTCTCAGCGGCCCATCGACGAGCCGCCGCTGCCCCCCTTCGACCACGTGGACTCTCCGACGGAAGCTGCGCCGCCCGTGAGCGAGCTGCCGCCGGAGCCGCGCCTCGCATCGCCACCCCCGCCGCGCGTCGCGACACCTCCGCCTCCGCCGCCGCGCGTCGCGACGCCTCCGCCCCCACCGCCGCCGGATCTCCGGACCGCCGAGACCGTGGCGGCGCCCGCTACGGACACCGAGGCCGCGCCGCCTCTGGTCGAAGAAGACGCGAAGGTCGGCAATGTCGTCCTGAGCGAGGTGCGCGGTCTGGAGGACCTGCCACCGGAGGCACAGCAGGCATTCGCGGAGTGCGCCCGCATCGAGACCCTGGACATCGACGAAGAGGTCGGGCAGTTCGCGGTCGCGCTGGTGCTGGAGGGCTGGGTCAGCATCATGCCGACCATTGCGGATACGGCCTGCGCCCACGCTTCCTCCGGAGACGTGGTGTTCACCACGGGTACCCTGGCGGACGGCGTCGCCCTGCGAGTGGTCGCGGGAGAGAGCGACAGCCGCGTGGCCGTGTGGGACTCCACGGCGCTGGAAGCCGCCACCGCGGACTGTCCGTGGGTAGCGGACGAGCTCCGCCTCGTCGCCGATCGCCTGCAGGCCCTCGCGGGGGCCGCCATGGGACCGCTCGGCGAGCGCCTCGACGACGCTCTGCGCGAGCAGGTGACCGGGCGCTGCGAGGTGCGCACCTATCTCCCCGGCGAGAGCTTCGTGGACCAGGGCGCGCCGGTTCCCGGCATGCACATCGTGGGGGCCGGCCGCGTCGAGCTCGTGGACGACAGCGGCAAGGTGCTCGAAGAGCTCGGCGCCGGCGAGTTCCTGTTCGCCTCCGAGGTGCTCTCCGCGGGCGCTGCCCACGCCACCGCCCGCGCGGGGGAAGGCGGCGCGCTACTTTTGTTCGCGCCCCGCTTGGTCGCTCACGAGCTGCTCGTCAGCGTGCCCCCGCTGCTAGAGATCTTCGCCTCCTGA
- a CDS encoding UDP-3-O-acyl-N-acetylglucosamine deacetylase: MDEVTFVGRGLHGGQRCELVLTRIQGPVAFATTRGSATVAELRVVRADRGVRVEAPGIGLDVELVEHLLAALAGLHVRSGVRIEVIGGEVPLLDGGARELALGVRALSPTRAEPQLRITREETLEIEDSAYRFAPSDRVELEVIVDFPGVGRQSAEHDGDPVRFLERIAPARTFGFASEAETLRASGRARFVDPHAVLVLDGDGRAHSASGEPKPDELARHKLLDLMGDLYLFGGPPVGRIVAERPGHARSHEAMRKALDGGLIAPFRRRN; encoded by the coding sequence ATGGACGAGGTCACCTTCGTCGGACGCGGCCTGCACGGAGGGCAGCGCTGCGAGCTGGTGTTGACCCGCATTCAAGGACCGGTCGCCTTCGCGACGACGCGGGGCAGCGCCACCGTCGCGGAGCTTCGAGTAGTGCGGGCGGACCGCGGAGTCCGTGTTGAAGCACCCGGCATCGGCCTGGACGTGGAGCTCGTCGAGCACCTGCTGGCCGCCCTGGCCGGGCTCCACGTGCGGAGCGGCGTGCGCATCGAGGTAATCGGTGGGGAAGTACCGCTCTTGGATGGGGGAGCCCGCGAGCTCGCCCTCGGGGTGCGCGCGCTTTCGCCGACGCGCGCGGAGCCCCAGCTTCGCATCACGCGAGAGGAGACCCTCGAGATCGAGGACAGCGCTTACCGGTTTGCGCCTTCGGACCGCGTGGAGCTGGAGGTGATCGTCGACTTCCCGGGAGTCGGCCGTCAGTCCGCCGAGCACGACGGCGACCCCGTCCGTTTCCTGGAGCGCATCGCGCCCGCTCGTACCTTCGGCTTCGCCAGTGAAGCCGAGACGCTGCGAGCCAGCGGTCGAGCGCGCTTCGTCGACCCTCACGCCGTGCTGGTGCTGGACGGCGACGGCCGAGCGCACTCGGCGAGCGGGGAACCGAAGCCCGACGAGCTGGCGCGCCACAAGCTCCTCGACTTGATGGGAGACTTGTACCTGTTCGGTGGGCCGCCGGTGGGCCGCATCGTCGCCGAACGTCCGGGACACGCGCGCAGCCACGAGGCCATGCGGAAAGCCCTCGATGGCGGCCTGATCGCGCCTTTTCGTCGCCGAAACTAG
- a CDS encoding site-2 protease family protein, which produces MVIHEGGHLLAARAFGMRVIKFSIGFGPALWRYQPKKSQTVYQVALIPFLAYVQIAGMNPLEEIDPDDEGSYANASLIGRISAIFAGPLANYLFASVLFFGAFMIGGETTKVEVMENTAAAKAEMKSGDKIVSIDGTKIKSWDQIPKAVLPKANVPLTFEVERDGEKKTLIVTPEPKAKDGQGQIGVRPTSMVPPMTFKEAVVESVLHPAKVVEALVVGLGRIILGKERPEVTGPVGIVKETSKAAERGMADYLYLLGLLSAYLGGFNLLPFPALDGGRLMFLGYEAVTRRRPNAKVEAQVHAVGLLMLLALIAVISVFDIRGN; this is translated from the coding sequence ATGGTCATCCACGAGGGTGGGCATTTGCTGGCCGCGCGCGCGTTCGGAATGCGCGTCATAAAGTTCAGCATTGGCTTCGGCCCCGCGCTGTGGCGCTACCAGCCCAAGAAGAGCCAGACGGTCTATCAGGTCGCACTGATCCCGTTCCTCGCCTACGTGCAAATCGCAGGCATGAACCCTCTGGAGGAGATCGATCCCGACGACGAGGGCAGCTACGCGAACGCGTCCCTCATCGGCCGCATCTCCGCCATCTTCGCGGGACCCCTCGCCAACTATCTGTTCGCCTCGGTGCTCTTCTTCGGCGCTTTCATGATCGGCGGGGAGACCACCAAGGTGGAGGTGATGGAGAACACCGCCGCCGCCAAGGCCGAGATGAAGAGCGGCGACAAGATCGTCAGCATCGACGGCACCAAGATAAAGAGCTGGGATCAGATCCCCAAGGCGGTGCTGCCCAAGGCCAACGTTCCGCTCACCTTCGAGGTGGAACGCGATGGCGAGAAGAAGACGCTGATCGTCACACCGGAGCCCAAGGCGAAGGACGGCCAAGGGCAGATCGGCGTGCGGCCCACCAGCATGGTGCCGCCCATGACGTTCAAGGAAGCCGTCGTGGAGTCCGTGTTGCACCCCGCCAAGGTCGTGGAAGCCCTGGTCGTGGGCTTGGGCCGCATCATCCTCGGCAAGGAGCGGCCGGAGGTCACCGGCCCCGTGGGCATCGTCAAGGAGACCAGCAAGGCCGCGGAACGCGGCATGGCGGACTACCTCTATCTCCTGGGGCTCTTGAGCGCCTACCTGGGAGGCTTCAACCTGCTGCCCTTCCCAGCCCTCGACGGCGGCCGCTTGATGTTCTTGGGCTACGAGGCCGTGACCCGGCGGCGGCCCAACGCGAAGGTCGAAGCGCAAGTGCACGCGGTGGGCCTGCTGATGCTCCTGGCGCTGATCGCCGTGATCAGCGTGTTCGACATCCGCGGGAACTGA
- a CDS encoding serine/threonine protein kinase, with translation MHPGVVIARKYRLIRRLAEGGMAEVWAAQNVLTQRDFAIKLILPQLAKSPEILGRFLQEARTTGRLRHPSIVDVFDVGQTETGKPFIVMELLHGESLEDRLNRERRLAPLAVSVMLVHVARALDLAHRAGIVHRDLSPANVFLARTPNGDEIPKILDFGVSKLMDSPADVRVRTGNGAVLGSPGYMSPEQARGADTVDARTDVWTLGVLLYEALSGQPPFDAKNYNALMLAIMTVPHTPLGVLMPELPDELVDVVESCLVKDREARTQSAEDVAKQLDHVVRVLEQSPRRRRVTDRLPLPDRVTPLPRAARMPPRTYPLGIRCWQFLSRSVPPKGVVAASGALGGTAVGLALGVALSANAPPSPLEARLPALARVAQRVEVAEAEPAVKTAPASAKATTPREKDLVRAAARGLGIAAKKPKRGKRATKLALLPRSKNPY, from the coding sequence GTGCACCCAGGAGTCGTCATTGCCCGCAAATACCGCCTGATCCGGCGCCTGGCCGAAGGCGGCATGGCGGAGGTGTGGGCCGCTCAAAATGTCCTCACGCAGCGGGATTTCGCCATCAAGCTGATCCTGCCGCAGCTCGCCAAGAGCCCGGAAATCCTGGGGCGCTTCCTGCAGGAGGCGCGCACCACGGGGCGGCTCCGTCATCCCAGCATCGTGGACGTGTTCGACGTCGGACAGACGGAGACCGGCAAGCCCTTCATCGTGATGGAGCTGCTCCACGGGGAGAGCCTTGAAGACCGCCTGAACCGAGAGCGGCGGCTCGCGCCCCTCGCCGTGAGCGTGATGTTGGTGCACGTGGCCCGGGCATTGGATCTGGCGCACCGCGCCGGCATCGTGCACCGCGATCTTTCGCCGGCGAACGTGTTCCTGGCTCGCACGCCGAACGGCGACGAGATCCCGAAGATCCTCGACTTCGGCGTGAGCAAGCTGATGGACAGCCCCGCCGACGTGCGCGTGCGCACCGGCAACGGCGCCGTCTTGGGCTCTCCCGGCTACATGAGCCCGGAGCAAGCCCGCGGTGCGGACACGGTGGACGCTCGCACGGACGTGTGGACCCTGGGCGTGCTGCTGTACGAAGCCCTGAGCGGCCAACCGCCCTTCGACGCCAAGAACTACAACGCACTGATGCTCGCCATCATGACGGTGCCGCACACCCCGCTGGGTGTGCTGATGCCAGAGCTTCCCGACGAGCTCGTGGACGTCGTGGAGAGCTGCCTGGTGAAGGATCGCGAAGCGCGCACGCAGAGCGCCGAAGACGTCGCCAAGCAGTTGGACCACGTCGTGCGCGTGCTCGAGCAGAGTCCGCGGCGGCGCCGAGTGACGGATCGGCTACCCTTGCCGGATCGGGTCACGCCGCTCCCTCGGGCGGCGCGCATGCCGCCACGCACCTATCCGCTCGGCATTCGCTGCTGGCAGTTCTTGTCGCGCAGCGTGCCGCCCAAGGGGGTGGTGGCGGCCAGCGGTGCGCTGGGGGGCACCGCCGTGGGTCTGGCGTTGGGCGTGGCCCTGAGCGCCAACGCGCCTCCCTCCCCGCTGGAGGCAAGGCTGCCGGCCCTGGCGCGGGTCGCCCAGCGCGTGGAGGTCGCCGAAGCCGAGCCCGCTGTGAAAACGGCCCCCGCGAGCGCCAAGGCCACAACGCCGCGGGAAAAGGACCTGGTGCGCGCCGCCGCGCGGGGCCTCGGCATCGCTGCCAAGAAGCCGAAGCGAGGCAAGCGCGCCACCAAGCTGGCCCTGCTGCCGCGCAGCAAGAACCCGTATTGA
- the recA gene encoding recombinase RecA produces the protein MDDKQKSKALEVAIASVEKEFGRGAIMRLKDGEKIGGDVAVIPTGSLGLDVALGIGGYPRGRIVEIYGPESSGKTTLTLHAIAAVQRQGGVAAFIDAEHALDITYAKKLGVKTDELLISQPDYGEQALEIGEMLVRSGAVDMIVVDSVAALVPKAEIEGDMGDSHVGLQARLMSQALRKLTGSVSRSHCMFFFTNQIRMKIGVMFGSPETTTGGNALKFYASVRLDVRRIGAIKEASQSAGKDGMSVVGNRTRVKVVKNKMAPPFRETEFDILYGQGVSRSGEVLDMAADLGIVQKSGAWYSLDGERIGQGRDNARSYLEQHPELLDRIEQKVLEKHGIVRALEPRAAEANAASAAASESSDDSSKKSNGASRRAAARPS, from the coding sequence ATGGACGACAAGCAGAAGAGCAAAGCCCTCGAGGTCGCAATCGCCAGTGTCGAAAAGGAGTTCGGCCGCGGCGCCATCATGCGTCTGAAGGACGGCGAGAAGATCGGCGGGGACGTGGCGGTGATCCCCACCGGCTCCCTGGGTTTGGACGTGGCCCTCGGCATCGGCGGCTATCCCCGCGGGCGCATCGTGGAGATCTACGGACCGGAGTCCAGCGGCAAGACCACGCTCACGCTGCACGCCATTGCTGCGGTGCAACGTCAGGGTGGTGTGGCTGCGTTCATCGATGCGGAGCACGCGCTCGACATCACCTACGCCAAGAAGCTCGGCGTGAAGACGGACGAGCTGCTCATCAGCCAGCCGGACTACGGCGAGCAAGCCTTGGAGATCGGCGAAATGCTCGTGCGCTCCGGCGCCGTCGACATGATCGTCGTGGATTCGGTGGCGGCGTTGGTTCCCAAGGCGGAAATCGAGGGAGACATGGGGGATTCCCACGTCGGCCTGCAGGCGCGCTTGATGAGCCAGGCGCTGCGCAAGCTCACGGGCTCGGTCTCGCGCTCCCACTGCATGTTCTTCTTCACCAACCAGATCCGCATGAAGATCGGTGTGATGTTCGGCAGCCCGGAGACCACCACGGGTGGCAACGCGCTCAAGTTCTACGCTTCCGTGCGCTTGGACGTGCGTCGTATCGGCGCCATCAAGGAGGCGTCGCAGTCGGCGGGTAAAGACGGCATGTCCGTGGTCGGCAACCGCACCCGGGTAAAGGTGGTGAAGAACAAGATGGCACCGCCCTTCCGCGAGACGGAGTTCGACATTCTCTACGGCCAGGGCGTATCGCGCTCCGGGGAGGTGCTCGACATGGCGGCGGACCTCGGCATCGTGCAGAAGAGCGGCGCGTGGTACTCGCTGGATGGCGAGCGCATCGGCCAGGGCCGGGACAACGCTCGGAGCTACCTCGAGCAACACCCCGAGCTGCTCGATCGCATCGAGCAGAAGGTGCTCGAGAAGCACGGCATCGTCCGGGCGCTCGAGCCGCGGGCGGCGGAAGCAAACGCGGCATCGGCGGCAGCGTCGGAGTCGTCGGACGACAGCAGCAAGAAGTCGAACGGCGCCAGTCGGCGCGCCGCTGCGCGCCCCAGCTGA